AAGGCATCATTGAGCCATCTGATTTAGTTAGTATAGTTAGCGAGCAGAATGCCAAGAGAATCATTGATAGCGCTTTTGATTATTTTGCCTACATAGAACAACGCGGCAGTATGACGCCTACAATGCAGACTCTACGAAAAACACTGGTGAACCTAAGGTTTTCACTGCCTGTGGGACAAAGTCGATTTGTAAAGCACACACCCAAAGCGCCACACCAAGCTCAAAATACGAGCTTGTTACAAGTATCCACCTATTACAATGAGACACTTGATAAAGGGCTAGCTTTTCGCTTTCGCGCTAATTACTATGATTTGCTAACGCTGAACGCTGCGCGTATTCCTTTTTCTGAACTCAGCACGTTCGACCTAAATCTTAGAGTAGACGACAAAGCCAATATACATCTTGCTGATCTAACGTTACTGCGTATATTCAACCTCAATGCTGCGCAAACCGGCTTACCTCACGACACCGGATATGCATGGAAGCTTGCGACTGGATATCGAGAGATGAATCTAAGCGGCGAGACAGGCGCGTTTTACGTTGATGGTTTAGTGGGGAAAAGTACGCAAATTATACAAGATTTTGCCTTGTACGGCGGCCTTTCAGGCACGCTAACAAGCAAAGACAACCTTGGTGGCTACCTTGGAGTAGGTACTGAGATTGGTGGCGTGACAACAGTCACACCACAATATGCTATGTCCTTTAGCGTGGGACATCAGAGGTATGTAAACGCTTTTGATAAAAGCCGGACCTACGCAACGTGGGAACAACGGTTTACGAATGAACAAACATTCGATTTCAGAACGTTATTACGCTATGACGATGCATTTGAATTTTCAATCGCATGGTCACACTACTTTTAAAGTGAAAATAATAAATCTAAAAAAATGGAGTTAAAACAATGAAAAAGATTGCATCTATTGCAGTAGCTGTTGCGGCGTTATCTTCTAACGCATTTGCTCAAGATAGCGTTGAAGCGGTTAACCCGTGGAAACACTGTGGTATTGGCGCGGCTATCTTTGACGACAACGGTACTGCGGCTGCACTTTCTAACATCATTTGGGACTTGGGTACTACAGCTATTACATCAAAAGTGTCTTCTGAAGATTCTTGTTCTGGCAAGCGCACTAAAGTTGCAATGTTCATTCAAGACAACTTTGACGCAGTACTAGAGCAAACTGCTATGGGTGAAGGCGAGCACGTAAATGCAATGCTAGACATCCTTGAAGTAGCGAACGAAAACAAAGCTGCTGTAGTAGCTGCGGTTCGTGGTTCAGTAAATGCTGAGACGCAACCAGAAGCGTATTACAACGCAGTTATCGCTGCTATCTAATACATAGAGCGCAAACAAAAATGCCGCTTAGTCTTTAAGACTTAGCGGCATTTTTTATAGTTTAGTTTCGCTTATAGGCTAATGGCTACTGACAAGAAATTTCAGCCTCATTGGCCATATCAGGCGTAAATTGGATATCAGCCACACTCAAGCTTGCCTTTCCGGCGCTGCCTAACTCGAATGGCACTACAAGCCCGGTAAAATCAATACCTTCTTCAACAAAGCACTGTAAATCGATGCTTAATGTTGACCATGTATCACGTGGTAAAGCCTTTAGTTGCTCACTAATATCGATATTAGTAGAACAACTACCTGCTGCATCGCCTTCGCCTTCGCAGTTCATCGCAAGATTCACTGGCGCATTTATCTCAGAGTGACGATTTACACTGAATGTGAGCGCCGCATTATTGAGTAATTGCGCACTAAGATCTTCACGGAAGAAACTCTTGCTCGCAAAGCGCATTGCGCCATACGCACTGCCATCAAAACTCACTTTACGGGCATCCTCTTGAACTTCTTTATCCACCGTGCGATAGCTCACAGCGCCAACGGTATGCGTGCTCGCATTTACTGACAAAGACTCTTCACCAGAATATAACCATAGCACCCAAGGCGCTTGCACCGACCCATTTAGAATTGCCATAGGCGCTTCATTCTCGCTGCTTACTTCAACTTTGGTGTTAAGTGAATCACCCAGTACATCTTCATCACTCAATGTCAGACCAAAGCCGTAGGGTAGAAGTGGCGCGTAATCGTCATCGCCTACATTCACAATTTGTTGCGGTGTCGCAGGCCAAGAAAACGGTAGCTTTCCTTTAAAATCTTGCTTACCAAAAAGAACGTCAGCAACCGCTGCACCTTCAGAACCTGGTAGCCACGCGGCAACAAATGCATCTGATGCATTTAACTCAGCGTTAACCCACATAGGGCGACCACTTATAAAAACAGAAACAACAGGAATACCTTGTTCTTTCAATTTATTAAGTAGTGCGAGGTCGCGCTTGTTACCGTACTGATAAATCAGTGTTTCTCTGTCGCCGTGCCCTTCTGCATAAGGCTCTTCACCAAATACAACAATAGCGACATCGGGTTTCGCATCAAACTCACCATCCACCGATAATACCGCTTCACCGCCTGCTTGCTCAGCGTGCTGTTTAATACCATCGAAAATAGACGTACCACCGGGGAAGTCATCATTGGTGTTGTTAGTACCTTGCCAGGTAATTGACCAACCACCTGATTGCTTACCAATATTATCAGCGGCGTCACCAGCGACTAAAATACGCTTTGCGCCATCAAGCGGTAACGTCTTTGCCTTGTTTTTAAGCAACACTAAGGATTCTCTTACCGCTTGCTTCGCCACATCTCTATGGCTGTCTTTCCCAATAAGAGAGCGGTCACCTGATAAAGGCCTGTTGGCCGGGCTTGGTTTTTCAAATAACCCAGCACGCACTTTTACGCGTAAGATACGACGAACAGCATCATCAATTCGCGACATCGCGATAGTACCATCTTTAACTTGAGCGAGGGTATTTTCATACAGTGCTTTCCAGTCGTTCGGCACCATAAAGATATCCAAGCCGGCATTTATGGCTTGTGCACAGTCTTCGTTATTGCATCCCGCCACTTGGCCATGACCATTCCAGTCGCCCACAACAAACCCATCAAACCCCATTTGCTCTTTCAATACATTAGTTAGCAAGTACTTGTGGCCGTGAAGTTTTTCGCCGTGCCAGCTGTTAAATGAGGCCATAACAGACTGCGCACCTGCAGTGAGACCACCTACATAACCTTGCGCATGAATATCAAAGAGTTCTTGTTCAGTCGCGATGTTGTCACCTTGGTCATCGCCAGCAACCGTACCACCGTCACCGACAAAATGTTTAACAGTGCTAATTACGCGTTGGTCGCTTAAAAAGTCTTTATCAGCTGCCCCTTGTAAGCCTTTTACAACAGATGCAGCATAGTCACGCACAATGGCAGGGTCTTCTGAATAACTTTCATAAGTGCGCCCCCATCTATCATCACGCACAACAGCCACCGTAGGGGCGAATACCCAATCAATACCGGTTG
The DNA window shown above is from Alteromonas sp. KC3 and carries:
- a CDS encoding DUF3015 family protein; the encoded protein is MKKIASIAVAVAALSSNAFAQDSVEAVNPWKHCGIGAAIFDDNGTAAALSNIIWDLGTTAITSKVSSEDSCSGKRTKVAMFIQDNFDAVLEQTAMGEGEHVNAMLDILEVANENKAAVVAAVRGSVNAETQPEAYYNAVIAAI
- a CDS encoding glycoside hydrolase family 3 protein, whose protein sequence is MRKTKLANIVTTALIGALTGTMLSACSSPESPSSSIPKQEAASDKSPSQAAENAAAIWPKLDIEVKPDASVEAKVSDIMASMTLEQKIAQMIQPEIRNITVEDMRKYGFGSYLNGGGAFPNNDKHATPDDWVALAEALYQASVDDSLDGSTIPTMWGTDAVHGHNNVIGATLFPHNIGLGAANNPELMEQIAHITAKEVMATGIDWVFAPTVAVVRDDRWGRTYESYSEDPAIVRDYAASVVKGLQGAADKDFLSDQRVISTVKHFVGDGGTVAGDDQGDNIATEQELFDIHAQGYVGGLTAGAQSVMASFNSWHGEKLHGHKYLLTNVLKEQMGFDGFVVGDWNGHGQVAGCNNEDCAQAINAGLDIFMVPNDWKALYENTLAQVKDGTIAMSRIDDAVRRILRVKVRAGLFEKPSPANRPLSGDRSLIGKDSHRDVAKQAVRESLVLLKNKAKTLPLDGAKRILVAGDAADNIGKQSGGWSITWQGTNNTNDDFPGGTSIFDGIKQHAEQAGGEAVLSVDGEFDAKPDVAIVVFGEEPYAEGHGDRETLIYQYGNKRDLALLNKLKEQGIPVVSVFISGRPMWVNAELNASDAFVAAWLPGSEGAAVADVLFGKQDFKGKLPFSWPATPQQIVNVGDDDYAPLLPYGFGLTLSDEDVLGDSLNTKVEVSSENEAPMAILNGSVQAPWVLWLYSGEESLSVNASTHTVGAVSYRTVDKEVQEDARKVSFDGSAYGAMRFASKSFFREDLSAQLLNNAALTFSVNRHSEINAPVNLAMNCEGEGDAAGSCSTNIDISEQLKALPRDTWSTLSIDLQCFVEEGIDFTGLVVPFELGSAGKASLSVADIQFTPDMANEAEISCQ